Proteins found in one Triticum aestivum cultivar Chinese Spring chromosome 4D, IWGSC CS RefSeq v2.1, whole genome shotgun sequence genomic segment:
- the LOC123100226 gene encoding uncharacterized protein At5g01610-like codes for MATYPLLLLLLALFAAVAVAAAASSAEDTPTAYEMLERYDFPRGILPEGVEGYELGPDGGFEVYFPRECEFLLAKQWLVRYDARIAGAVTAGRLAALEGVHVKVLFLWLPVAEVDRAGDRLSFYVGPVSTSFPLSSFASSPHCRGYHAVAAAVS; via the coding sequence ATGGCCAcctaccccctcctcctcctcctcctcgccctcttcGCCGCCGTCGCCGTAGCCGCGGCGGCGTCGTCGGCGGAGGACACGCCAACGGCGTACGAGATGCTGGAGCGGTACGACTTCCCGCggggcatcctgccggagggggtggaggggtacgAGCTCGGCCCGGACGGCGGCTTCGAGGTCTACTTCCCGCGGGAGTGCGAGTTCCTGCTGGCGAAGCAGTGGCTGGTCAGGTACGACGCCCGCATCGCCGGCGCCGTCACCGCGGGcaggctggcggcgctggagggcgtCCACGTCAAGGTGCTCTTCCTGTGGCTCCCCGTCGCCGAGGTCGACCGCGCCGGCGACCGCCTCAGCTTCTACGTCGGCCCCGTCTCCACGTCCTTCCCGCTGAGCTCCTTCGCCAGCAGCCCGCACTGTCGCGGCTACCACGCCGTCGCTGCGGCCGTCTCATAA